One window from the genome of Prosthecobacter sp. SYSU 5D2 encodes:
- a CDS encoding PhoH family protein has protein sequence MSVETLTYESPQFLQKLIGHDLAGLRIIADALHVQITSRDGWVRLEGEEPAIAATKEVFAQLERVRRQGGEVTPTLLRLITESVLTEHGDADPADAIMNLRLQGSSKKPPVLVKTRGQIAYVQAMREHEVVFGIGPAGTGKTYLAMAQGLHFLREKAVQRLVLTRPAVEAGEALGFLPGDLKEKIFPYLRPLYDALYDMMDPDEAERMIERGAIEIAPLAYMRGRTLKNAFIILDEAQNTTTEQMLMFLTRLGEGARCVITGDPSQVDLRRHVRSGLREAVEVLQGVEGVKFVSFLSKDIVRLPVVQRIIEAYDRHREAKNAQN, from the coding sequence ATGTCAGTCGAAACCCTCACCTATGAGTCGCCCCAGTTTCTTCAAAAACTGATCGGCCACGACCTTGCCGGCTTACGCATCATTGCCGATGCTCTCCATGTTCAAATCACCAGCCGCGATGGCTGGGTACGCCTTGAAGGGGAAGAGCCCGCCATCGCAGCCACCAAGGAAGTCTTCGCCCAGCTTGAGCGAGTGCGGCGCCAGGGTGGTGAGGTCACGCCCACCCTTCTCCGCCTCATCACTGAAAGCGTGCTGACTGAACATGGCGATGCCGACCCTGCAGATGCCATTATGAACCTGCGCCTGCAGGGCTCCTCCAAAAAGCCTCCGGTCCTCGTCAAGACCCGGGGCCAGATCGCTTATGTACAGGCCATGAGAGAGCATGAAGTCGTCTTTGGCATCGGCCCCGCAGGCACGGGCAAGACCTATCTTGCCATGGCTCAAGGCCTCCATTTCCTCAGAGAAAAAGCCGTCCAGCGCCTCGTCCTCACCCGCCCTGCTGTGGAGGCTGGGGAGGCCCTTGGCTTCCTCCCGGGCGACCTCAAGGAGAAAATCTTCCCTTACCTCCGCCCCCTCTACGATGCTCTCTATGACATGATGGACCCGGACGAGGCAGAACGCATGATCGAGCGCGGGGCCATCGAAATCGCCCCCCTCGCTTACATGCGCGGCCGCACCCTGAAAAATGCCTTCATCATTCTCGATGAAGCCCAGAACACCACTACCGAACAGATGCTCATGTTTCTCACCCGCTTGGGAGAAGGTGCCCGCTGCGTCATCACTGGTGACCCGTCCCAGGTGGACCTTCGCCGTCATGTCCGCTCCGGTCTTCGTGAGGCTGTTGAGGTCCTCCAGGGCGTCGAAGGCGTCAAGTTCGTCAGCTTCCTCTCCAAGGACATTGTGCGTCTGCCAGTCGTCCAAAGGATCATTGAGGCTTACGACAGACATCGGGAGGCCAAAAATGCTCAAAATTAA
- a CDS encoding protein kinase: MALDSPSGKLSTPQKLWMAERYKIYDKLAAGGVGAVFRAYDNELKRWVAIKRLMSAKDATGDQGLAAELRREADALASLRNPNIVTIFDVASDTEGLFMVMELLEGEDLADVVSRGPLHYDDFKELASQSLEGLLAAHQRHILHRDIKPENIKVERLPGGRMQSKIIDFGLARAGMRARKQTEDQAGTVMGSIFYMAPEQLTRAPVDVRTDLYSLGCVFYEALSGRKAFDGETLNEVIDKHINHDIIPLNLVAPHVPPWLGAWVLRLMALNPEDRPTDAQQAIEEFRAWEKMSAAPPMMPWMPPGYAQQGGAYTQPMYPGNATTGTIPVQTGYYQQPQEEEVYAQPVLEVYPDPEPILEMAAYTTPLARPSPATGSRPVSRRTGGVSRTPSSRLHAPVELETSPAAKNKLIAIIGASVVLILVAAWFIFGRQGDPASGGAATSGLLGSSGPQPVTHELPKDRIFPPADGDICVHLVAGVGGTDDEGKITGPAGSVIEWHDLSPLGNDNLMRAYDKSADFAPKRAFWPTPKDGLIGAKANRSVLDFRPRDGNPVAMALVDAADEKGKFPFGDIPAKGEAGMTLAVVFQADESRLPMRLLTLTSEDGATVFLRLDKTKKLIAEFKNGTSQISITSRSVDPTLPCTAVITWQASTGTVELRARDAPGRTFASKAKARPPTSPLTRLQLGKVVTDDKENAPTAEQFSGFIAEVVLYSSLIKVDQIQLLETKVLRDHYIQGPPTATKSSKK, from the coding sequence GTGGCTTTGGATTCTCCTAGTGGCAAGCTCAGCACACCCCAAAAACTCTGGATGGCGGAACGATATAAAATTTACGACAAACTCGCCGCAGGTGGCGTGGGTGCAGTTTTCCGTGCCTACGACAACGAGTTGAAACGATGGGTGGCCATCAAGCGCCTCATGTCCGCCAAGGATGCCACAGGCGACCAGGGTCTGGCAGCCGAGCTGCGCCGGGAGGCAGACGCCCTGGCCTCCCTGCGCAATCCCAACATTGTCACCATCTTCGACGTCGCCAGCGATACCGAAGGCCTGTTCATGGTCATGGAGCTGCTGGAGGGGGAGGATCTGGCGGATGTCGTCTCCCGCGGCCCTTTGCATTACGACGATTTCAAGGAACTTGCCTCGCAGAGCCTCGAAGGCCTTTTGGCGGCCCATCAGCGCCACATCCTGCACCGCGACATCAAGCCGGAGAATATCAAAGTGGAGCGTCTGCCCGGTGGGCGCATGCAGTCCAAGATCATAGATTTCGGCCTGGCCCGCGCAGGGATGAGAGCCCGCAAACAGACGGAGGACCAGGCAGGCACCGTCATGGGTTCCATTTTCTACATGGCCCCGGAGCAGCTCACCCGCGCTCCTGTGGATGTCCGCACGGACCTTTACTCTCTGGGCTGTGTCTTTTACGAAGCGCTCTCCGGTCGCAAGGCCTTTGATGGCGAGACCCTCAATGAGGTCATTGATAAACACATCAACCACGACATCATCCCGCTCAACCTGGTGGCCCCGCATGTGCCCCCCTGGCTCGGTGCCTGGGTGCTGCGGCTCATGGCATTGAATCCTGAGGACCGCCCCACGGATGCCCAACAGGCCATTGAAGAATTCCGTGCCTGGGAAAAAATGTCCGCCGCGCCACCCATGATGCCATGGATGCCCCCCGGCTATGCCCAGCAGGGAGGAGCCTATACTCAGCCCATGTATCCGGGGAATGCCACCACCGGCACCATCCCGGTTCAGACGGGTTATTATCAGCAGCCCCAGGAGGAGGAGGTCTATGCCCAGCCCGTCCTGGAGGTCTATCCGGATCCTGAGCCCATTTTGGAAATGGCGGCTTATACCACGCCTCTGGCCAGGCCCAGTCCTGCCACCGGCAGCCGCCCCGTCAGCCGTCGCACCGGCGGCGTCAGCAGGACACCTTCATCCCGTCTGCATGCACCGGTAGAATTGGAAACCAGCCCCGCAGCCAAGAACAAACTCATTGCCATCATCGGTGCCTCCGTCGTGCTGATACTGGTAGCCGCCTGGTTCATTTTTGGCCGCCAGGGAGACCCCGCCAGCGGTGGTGCCGCCACCTCAGGCCTCCTCGGATCCAGCGGCCCCCAGCCTGTCACCCATGAGCTGCCGAAAGACCGCATCTTCCCCCCGGCTGATGGCGATATCTGCGTCCATCTGGTCGCCGGTGTCGGCGGCACGGATGACGAGGGCAAAATCACCGGCCCCGCCGGCAGCGTCATCGAGTGGCATGACCTTTCCCCACTCGGCAACGACAACCTGATGCGTGCCTATGACAAGAGCGCTGATTTTGCCCCCAAGCGTGCCTTCTGGCCCACTCCAAAAGATGGCCTCATCGGTGCCAAAGCCAACCGCAGCGTGCTGGATTTCCGCCCTCGCGACGGTAACCCTGTTGCGATGGCCCTGGTGGATGCTGCCGATGAAAAGGGCAAATTCCCTTTTGGTGACATCCCTGCCAAGGGTGAGGCAGGCATGACACTCGCCGTGGTTTTTCAGGCAGATGAATCCCGCCTCCCCATGCGGCTCCTCACGCTGACCTCTGAAGATGGAGCCACTGTTTTTCTGCGTCTGGACAAAACCAAAAAACTCATCGCTGAATTCAAAAACGGCACCTCCCAAATCTCCATCACCAGCCGCTCGGTGGACCCCACCCTGCCCTGCACCGCAGTCATTACATGGCAGGCCAGCACCGGCACCGTTGAACTCCGCGCCCGCGACGCCCCAGGAAGAACCTTTGCCTCCAAGGCCAAAGCGAGGCCCCCCACCAGCCCCCTGACCCGGCTGCAACTGGGCAAAGTCGTCACTGACGACAAGGAGAACGCACCCACCGCAGAGCAGTTTTCCGGTTTCATTGCGGAAGTTGTCCTTTATTCCTCCCTGATCAAGGTGGACCAGATCCAGCTGCTCGAAACCAAGGTGCTGCGAGATCATTACATCCAGGGCCCGCCCACAGCCACGAAGTCATCCAAGAAGTGA
- a CDS encoding sigma-70 family RNA polymerase sigma factor, which translates to MNTHETRAAGLFLTHHDFVKGVALKYAPWPGLMEDIAQQVFLEFMAKEDRWDLEKDLRPLLATMTRHVAMRLWRDRTKSRPEVVQKLADHIRLLAEESELPPRYEEEVGLLRGCLQKLPEKSRELIQLYYYSDIGTPQIADQLDMKADTVCRALSRVREKLRECIQRQIQQGGAAHV; encoded by the coding sequence ATGAACACTCATGAGACACGGGCCGCCGGGCTTTTCCTCACCCACCACGACTTTGTGAAAGGGGTGGCGTTGAAGTATGCCCCGTGGCCGGGGCTGATGGAGGACATCGCCCAGCAGGTGTTTTTGGAATTCATGGCCAAGGAGGACCGGTGGGATCTGGAAAAGGATCTGCGCCCGCTGCTGGCCACCATGACCCGCCATGTGGCCATGCGCCTGTGGCGTGACCGCACCAAATCCAGGCCGGAAGTGGTGCAGAAACTGGCCGACCACATCCGCCTGCTGGCGGAGGAGAGCGAGCTGCCGCCGCGCTATGAGGAGGAGGTGGGCCTGCTGCGCGGCTGCCTGCAAAAGCTGCCGGAAAAAAGCCGCGAGCTCATCCAGCTTTATTATTACAGCGACATCGGCACCCCGCAGATCGCTGACCAACTGGACATGAAAGCCGATACCGTCTGCCGGGCACTCTCGCGGGTGCGGGAAAAGCTGCGCGAGTGCATCCAGCGCCAGATTCAGCAAGGAGGTGCCGCCCATGTCTGA
- the lepB gene encoding signal peptidase I — MFFLTPRYLKHAKLLHKGVTRFIDYKRDLLPAAKLEEICGLRSSLEQAMKARDKERLKELNEEINKVCERALPEAAPSEIGDNVEVFFVAIVIALGIRGYIAQPFQIPTGSMQPTLNGITAEATAEDPRPGIGGYLKSFLTSTRHIHVVSDHTGRLRREEPVTEHKFLIFMPYCKLHFEDGHTIKINAPMRQLLDELQLNEHLNSQPITVGTDTPDLRRDYRLRGGEEIKEGQLLASGIVRNGDHVLVDKFSYHFRTPTRGEVFVFTTKHIRGINVPAEQGSQHYIKRLAGVPHDVLEVKAPKLFINGAEAQEPGFQKVMQGTGVAPVNGYRGYSDPRMVGGYISRIELGEEQYFAMGDNSYNSSDSRAWGAVPERNLVGPALFCYWPLTSHWGRIK, encoded by the coding sequence ATGTTTTTCCTCACCCCACGTTATCTGAAGCACGCAAAATTGCTGCACAAAGGCGTCACCCGCTTCATTGATTACAAGCGTGATCTGCTGCCTGCGGCGAAGCTGGAAGAGATCTGCGGGCTGAGGAGTAGCCTGGAGCAGGCCATGAAAGCGCGGGACAAGGAGCGTCTGAAAGAGCTGAACGAAGAGATCAACAAGGTCTGCGAGCGCGCGCTGCCGGAGGCGGCCCCGAGCGAGATCGGAGACAACGTGGAAGTGTTTTTTGTGGCCATCGTCATCGCGCTGGGCATTCGCGGCTACATTGCGCAGCCGTTCCAGATTCCCACCGGCTCCATGCAGCCGACGCTGAATGGAATCACAGCGGAGGCGACGGCGGAGGATCCGAGGCCGGGGATCGGCGGGTATCTGAAATCGTTTCTCACAAGCACCCGGCACATTCATGTGGTGTCTGATCACACAGGGCGGTTACGGAGGGAGGAACCCGTCACAGAGCATAAATTCCTGATCTTTATGCCCTACTGCAAACTGCATTTTGAAGATGGGCATACAATCAAGATCAATGCGCCGATGCGGCAGTTGCTGGATGAGCTTCAGCTCAATGAGCATCTTAACTCACAACCCATCACAGTGGGGACGGACACGCCAGATTTACGCCGGGACTACCGCCTGCGCGGGGGGGAAGAAATCAAGGAAGGACAGCTTCTGGCCAGCGGCATCGTGCGCAATGGCGACCATGTGCTGGTGGACAAATTTTCGTATCACTTTCGGACTCCGACCCGTGGCGAGGTGTTTGTTTTCACCACCAAGCATATCCGGGGCATCAATGTGCCTGCGGAGCAGGGCTCACAACATTACATCAAGCGCCTGGCCGGCGTGCCTCACGACGTTCTGGAGGTGAAAGCTCCCAAGCTTTTCATCAACGGCGCAGAGGCTCAGGAGCCGGGTTTTCAGAAGGTGATGCAAGGCACCGGGGTGGCACCTGTCAATGGCTATCGCGGCTATTCAGATCCGCGCATGGTGGGCGGCTACATTTCAAGAATAGAACTGGGTGAAGAGCAGTACTTCGCCATGGGTGACAACAGTTACAACAGCAGTGATTCACGGGCCTGGGGGGCGGTGCCTGAGCGCAACCTGGTCGGTCCGGCGCTGTTTTGCTACTGGCCGCTGACCAGTCATTGGGGACGGATCAAGTAA
- a CDS encoding LamG-like jellyroll fold domain-containing protein, with protein sequence MSETSHDPEVLIQRYLEDNLSEDEAACLLELLQKPGAEAGALHDRLLNQLSMDAMLQESRAAALPSSPVVLPAVARPKGKARFSFVTLTSVAALAACITFAVTWLVDVTRPEPNVTYADAEATTAAVAVLARGVNVEWEGESHAPGSPLSPGWLRLKSGLAQIEFYQGARVTLEGPAQFRLISSSEAYCASGKLSAHVPPQAVGFRIETPKGTIVDLGTDFGLDLNDAAGELHVFKGEVELYAAGAAMKPLREGEGMTLGSDTQAIRANLAAFASLGSVDERTAESQRLAFENWLVQSSVWNADPSLQMRLDFQDAAGTRSLRNHAANAPQVPAGSIVGCDWTEGRWPGKRALEFRNVSDRVRVSVPGDHDALTLSAWVRVHGLDRAFNSLFMVEGYENGAVHWQIMRDGKLRLGIAGRDGHVSRDHDTPALFTPERFGQWMHLATVIDPVSKEVRHYVNGELTAKVPIVNVFPVRIGVADLGNWSDNGRKDRVAIRHFSGTMDEFMLFSRVLTETEIAKLAR encoded by the coding sequence ATGTCTGAAACGAGCCACGACCCGGAGGTGCTGATCCAGCGTTATTTGGAGGATAATCTGTCCGAGGACGAGGCGGCCTGTCTGCTGGAGCTTCTACAAAAGCCCGGTGCCGAGGCCGGGGCACTGCATGACAGGCTGTTGAATCAGCTTTCCATGGATGCCATGCTGCAGGAGTCCAGGGCGGCGGCCTTGCCATCTTCGCCCGTGGTTTTGCCGGCGGTGGCGAGGCCAAAGGGGAAAGCGCGTTTTAGCTTCGTGACGCTGACCTCCGTGGCGGCGCTGGCGGCCTGCATCACGTTTGCGGTGACGTGGCTGGTGGATGTGACCCGGCCAGAGCCAAACGTGACCTATGCCGATGCAGAGGCCACGACGGCGGCAGTGGCCGTGCTGGCACGCGGGGTGAATGTGGAGTGGGAAGGGGAATCTCATGCGCCGGGCAGCCCGCTGAGCCCCGGCTGGCTGAGGCTGAAATCCGGCCTGGCGCAGATTGAGTTTTACCAGGGGGCGCGGGTGACGCTGGAGGGACCGGCGCAGTTCCGGCTGATTTCTTCCAGCGAGGCTTATTGCGCCTCTGGAAAACTGAGTGCGCATGTGCCGCCGCAGGCCGTGGGCTTCCGCATTGAGACGCCGAAGGGGACGATTGTGGACCTGGGCACGGATTTTGGCCTGGACTTGAACGATGCGGCCGGTGAGCTGCATGTTTTCAAAGGTGAGGTGGAATTGTATGCGGCCGGTGCTGCCATGAAGCCGCTGCGGGAAGGGGAGGGGATGACGCTGGGAAGCGATACCCAGGCCATTCGCGCCAACCTGGCCGCCTTTGCCTCGCTGGGCAGCGTGGATGAGCGCACGGCAGAATCCCAGCGGCTGGCTTTTGAAAACTGGCTGGTGCAAAGTTCCGTTTGGAATGCGGATCCGTCATTGCAAATGCGGTTAGACTTTCAAGATGCCGCCGGCACCCGGTCGCTGCGTAACCATGCGGCCAATGCCCCCCAGGTGCCCGCCGGGAGCATCGTGGGCTGCGACTGGACCGAGGGGCGCTGGCCCGGCAAACGGGCGCTGGAATTTCGCAATGTGAGCGACCGCGTGCGTGTGAGCGTGCCGGGAGATCACGATGCGCTGACACTCAGTGCCTGGGTGCGGGTACATGGCCTGGACCGGGCGTTCAATTCGCTCTTCATGGTGGAAGGTTATGAAAACGGGGCCGTCCACTGGCAGATCATGCGCGATGGCAAGCTGCGCCTGGGCATTGCCGGACGGGATGGCCATGTCTCGCGTGACCATGATACGCCTGCGCTGTTCACGCCGGAGCGGTTCGGCCAGTGGATGCATCTGGCCACGGTCATTGATCCGGTGTCCAAAGAAGTCCGGCATTACGTGAACGGCGAGCTGACTGCCAAGGTGCCGATTGTGAATGTGTTTCCCGTGCGCATCGGCGTGGCCGATCTGGGTAACTGGAGCGACAACGGACGCAAGGATCGTGTGGCCATCCGCCACTTCAGCGGGACCATGGATGAGTTTATGCTGTTCTCGCGGGTACTGACAGAGACGGAGATTGCGAAGCTGGCGCGGTGA
- the gluQRS gene encoding tRNA glutamyl-Q(34) synthetase GluQRS: MPTVTRFAPSPTGWLHLGHAYAALFAAKQARQNDGHFLIRLEDIDGTRSRPEYETALFEDLAWLGLSWEKPVRRQSDHTQDYRGALDQLEALGLLYPCFCTRREIQEEIARAGQAPHGPDGALYPGTCRHRSIAERKDLIASGQAYALRLDVGKAAALAGRELHWEDAARGPQVATPAIFGDVVLARKDTPASYHLAVVVDDARQGITLVTRGEDLFEATHLHRLLQELLKLPVPRWHHHRLITDENGKRLAKRDDARSLRTLRDEGWSVDDVLQKLEL; this comes from the coding sequence ATGCCAACCGTCACCCGCTTTGCCCCCAGCCCCACCGGCTGGCTGCATTTGGGCCATGCCTATGCCGCCCTATTTGCTGCCAAGCAGGCACGTCAAAACGATGGCCACTTTCTCATCCGGCTGGAGGACATTGACGGCACCCGCTCCCGGCCGGAGTATGAAACGGCGCTGTTTGAAGACCTCGCCTGGCTGGGCCTGAGCTGGGAAAAACCCGTGCGCCGGCAGTCGGATCACACTCAGGATTATCGGGGGGCACTGGATCAACTCGAGGCCCTCGGCCTGCTGTATCCCTGCTTCTGCACCCGCCGCGAAATCCAGGAGGAAATCGCCCGCGCCGGGCAGGCTCCGCATGGACCGGACGGGGCGCTGTATCCCGGCACCTGCCGCCATCGCAGCATTGCTGAAAGGAAGGATCTCATCGCCAGCGGACAGGCCTATGCCTTGCGGCTGGATGTGGGAAAAGCTGCCGCACTGGCTGGCCGGGAACTCCATTGGGAAGACGCCGCCCGTGGCCCCCAGGTGGCCACACCGGCCATCTTTGGCGATGTCGTCCTGGCTCGTAAAGACACCCCCGCCAGCTATCATCTGGCAGTAGTGGTAGATGATGCCCGGCAAGGCATCACCCTCGTCACGCGCGGGGAGGATCTCTTTGAAGCCACCCACCTGCACCGGCTTTTGCAGGAGCTGCTAAAACTCCCCGTGCCGCGCTGGCATCACCACCGTCTCATCACCGATGAGAACGGCAAACGCCTGGCCAAACGTGATGATGCCCGCTCCCTCCGCACGTTGCGGGATGAAGGCTGGAGCGTGGACGATGTTCTGCAGAAGTTGGAGCTTTGA